The Helicobacter fennelliae nucleotide sequence TTGATCTAAATCAGGATTATCTCTTCGATCGCTTAGATAAGGCCACGCACTCAAATGCGCGCCAAACCCTTTGACTTCAAAAATAGCCTCAAACATAATGCGATTTGTCCCGCTTCGAGATCGGCAATTTGGTGAGCTATTGTTATTTGCGTCTCTTACGCACTCATCGCCCCCGATTCCATTGCTATAATGTAAAAATCCTATGCGCAATTCTTTGATTCCAAATCTCCCCTCAAACGGATACGAATAAAACACGCTTGGCTTATAATCTGTATCTCGAATAGGGCTAGAATAGCGAAAATTAAATTGCTGAAACCACATTGTTTGCGTATATCCAAAAAATATCGATCCTTTTGTCCAAAGTGCGTTTGTCCAAACCGGAATCTTTGCGCTGACTTGAAATTTTAACTCTGTATTCATATTGTTGCCATAAATATAATACGGACCTAAGCTTTGCCATAGGATCATATATGTGCCTTCATGCTCCAAAAGCTTCATAAGATTATCATAGGATTTGTCTTTTTGTTTGTGTTGTTTGGGTGGGGCTTCTTTAATGCTTTGTGTAGAATCTTGCTCTGCTAGTGTTGGCTGCAAATGAGTCATATTAATTTGTGATGTGTTTGTTTGCGTGTCAATAGCATTTGTGGTAGCATTCGTGGTAGTGGGCATATTTGATGTGGTGGCATGAGATTTTGTGCTAGGTTTTGTGTCAGATTCTACACTAGAATCTATGCTAGAGTCTTTAGATTCTGTGCTAGATTCTGAAGTTGAAGGTGTGGCAGATGATTGCGCTATTTGTGGTAGCAATGCAATAGCACAGACCAAAGCTCGTATATAATGCA carries:
- a CDS encoding phospholipase A, coding for MLHYIRALVCAIALLPQIAQSSATPSTSESSTESKDSSIDSSVESDTKPSTKSHATTSNMPTTTNATTNAIDTQTNTSQINMTHLQPTLAEQDSTQSIKEAPPKQHKQKDKSYDNLMKLLEHEGTYMILWQSLGPYYIYGNNMNTELKFQVSAKIPVWTNALWTKGSIFFGYTQTMWFQQFNFRYSSPIRDTDYKPSVFYSYPFEGRFGIKELRIGFLHYSNGIGGDECVRDANNNSSPNCRSRSGTNRIMFEAIFEVKGFGAHLSAWPYLSDRRDNPDLDQYLGYANVKLYYRHKRNLVEVHFAPLISDYTRYHASVRLGYAFAMTKFISLYAQYFYGYGDSLYEYNMMSNRIGLGVRVTGF